The following proteins come from a genomic window of Streptomyces liliiviolaceus:
- a CDS encoding PH domain-containing protein, whose protein sequence is MALFGNAHTVDPAKAQNDYARLLGQNEQVYAAFQLIRDTILFTDRRLILVDKQGITGKKTEYHSVPYRSITHFAVETAGTFDLDAELKIWISGTPTPIEKTFTKGVDIYEVQAILTQFVAR, encoded by the coding sequence ATGGCGCTGTTCGGAAACGCGCACACCGTCGATCCGGCGAAGGCCCAGAACGACTACGCGCGACTGCTGGGGCAGAACGAGCAGGTGTACGCCGCCTTCCAGCTGATCCGCGACACCATCCTCTTCACCGACCGCCGTCTCATCCTGGTCGACAAGCAGGGCATCACCGGCAAGAAGACGGAGTACCACTCCGTTCCGTACCGCAGCATCACGCACTTCGCCGTCGAGACCGCCGGGACCTTCGACCTCGACGCCGAGCTGAAGATCTGGATCTCCGGTACGCCCACGCCCATCGAGAAGACCTTCACCAAGGGCGTCGACATCTACGAAGTCCAGGCGATCCTCACCCAGTTCGTCGCCCGATAG